In Mastigocladopsis repens PCC 10914, a single window of DNA contains:
- a CDS encoding peptidylprolyl isomerase, giving the protein MEETLEKLASPEISPIKDADIIAYLRRSYKFAEIAALAERDALVLNTCEQLGITVSDEELQAAGDAFRLEYKLLGGSETFAWLSQQRITVEDWSQGIRVALLTKKLQEHLFGAAVDSQYVSNRNNFKRVALSQILVLDLTEGLKIAQALREENASLCALALEYSKGKQSRENGGFVGIQFLAELVQEVAEAVAKAKEGEVIGPVQTKFGYHILRVEKWFPPQLNESVRERVLESFFQAWLQQLSHFNYRT; this is encoded by the coding sequence ATGGAAGAAACTTTGGAAAAATTGGCATCGCCGGAAATTTCCCCTATAAAAGATGCAGATATCATTGCTTACCTGCGCCGTTCCTATAAATTTGCTGAAATTGCCGCTCTAGCTGAACGAGATGCACTGGTTTTAAACACCTGTGAACAGCTCGGCATTACTGTTTCTGATGAAGAGTTGCAAGCAGCCGGAGATGCCTTTCGCTTGGAGTACAAGTTGCTGGGAGGTTCTGAAACCTTTGCATGGCTTTCCCAGCAGCGGATTACCGTAGAAGATTGGTCTCAAGGAATTAGAGTAGCGCTGCTCACGAAAAAGTTACAAGAACATCTCTTCGGTGCAGCTGTCGATAGTCAATATGTTAGCAACCGCAACAATTTTAAACGCGTTGCTCTCTCTCAGATTCTAGTGCTTGACCTAACAGAGGGTTTGAAAATAGCCCAGGCACTGCGAGAGGAAAACGCTTCCTTGTGTGCTTTAGCATTGGAATACTCGAAGGGTAAGCAGTCCCGAGAAAATGGTGGCTTTGTCGGGATTCAGTTTCTGGCAGAACTGGTGCAGGAGGTTGCAGAAGCTGTTGCCAAAGCGAAGGAAGGCGAAGTGATAGGACCAGTTCAAACGAAATTTGGCTATCACATTCTTAGAGTTGAAAAGTGGTTTCCGCCTCAACTCAATGAATCAGTCAGAGAGCGAGTTTTGGAATCCTTTTTTCAGGCTTGGTTACAGCAGCTAAGCCATTTTAACTATCGTACTTAA
- a CDS encoding aldo/keto reductase, translating into MKITNLVTDPVQQPVVPSVEVAAITKFPESDLPFYRKLGRTDLTVSCLGLGGGGHISSEDTLYAFKQGINYFFYSSDLHHYLYSSMAEALRNLCGRKSSVREQVVLATVTYVLKSPESVLSSLYDQLTDLKMDYIDVFFWGWVGSKDGDTFQDCLSVSDDLRGPNTAYQRTIERMFGTSERLKKMGIVRYIGASFHDLNLARQWLDSPLLDVVMVRHNVAHRTAQSQVFAHLDAQDPQRPGIVTFKSAGMQGPLWHAPPGLPAECWQPSVPDFYRYALSQNCVDIALTGCRSREEIDAAISGVQKGKLTPAELDYLNLYGDLHRHRLKIQEVPPERLLYRSEMAIPTL; encoded by the coding sequence ATGAAAATCACTAATCTCGTAACTGATCCTGTGCAGCAGCCTGTAGTCCCATCCGTTGAGGTCGCTGCTATCACTAAATTTCCAGAGTCCGATCTGCCTTTTTACCGCAAACTTGGGCGGACTGATCTAACAGTCAGTTGCTTAGGATTGGGAGGCGGGGGACACATCTCCAGTGAGGATACCCTTTATGCCTTCAAGCAGGGAATTAACTACTTTTTCTACTCTAGCGATCTGCACCACTATCTCTACAGTTCCATGGCTGAGGCACTCCGCAACTTATGTGGACGTAAATCCTCAGTCCGAGAACAAGTCGTTCTGGCAACCGTGACTTACGTCCTTAAGAGTCCAGAGTCTGTGCTCTCATCGCTCTACGACCAATTGACAGACCTGAAAATGGACTACATTGATGTGTTTTTTTGGGGCTGGGTTGGCAGCAAAGATGGTGATACATTTCAGGATTGCTTGAGCGTCTCTGACGATCTGCGAGGTCCTAATACCGCTTATCAGCGGACTATCGAACGAATGTTTGGCACCTCGGAGCGCCTCAAAAAAATGGGGATTGTACGCTACATCGGAGCCTCTTTCCATGACCTCAATCTAGCCCGCCAATGGCTGGACAGCCCCCTGCTTGATGTCGTCATGGTCAGACACAATGTCGCTCACCGCACCGCCCAGAGTCAGGTTTTCGCTCATCTAGATGCCCAAGACCCCCAGCGACCAGGCATTGTTACGTTTAAATCTGCTGGTATGCAGGGTCCCCTCTGGCACGCCCCTCCAGGTCTTCCAGCAGAGTGTTGGCAGCCTTCTGTGCCTGATTTCTATCGCTATGCTTTATCCCAGAACTGTGTGGACATCGCTTTGACAGGTTGTCGAAGCCGTGAGGAGATTGATGCGGCGATCAGCGGAGTCCAGAAGGGTAAATTGACTCCTGCCGAACTGGACTACCTTAACCTTTATGGCGATTTACATCGCCATCGGCTGAAAATCCAAGAGGTTCCACCAGAACGATTACTGTACCGCTCTGAGATGGCAATACCTACGCTGTAA
- a CDS encoding T3SS effector HopA1 family protein encodes MQLLDSPQNQLPDTATEQLRASLEDIASKVQIQSNFCIRHPDYKPLELPAEALDRFQQVPLELQNKYRSLQLQSFLYGTYYNGSLRPAFTPDANSDGLALHQNLENNTFLGVDVAFYERLHESNSGEGYFDPGWSVLKQESDDSLVVTKNGLTLYIERQRHLHPEAQSAAVGDLVAIKLPRNRVQNGFYMAVGNAGPSRGNPDSHSEIVRIYFNLSSEGAVAVMGSLTRQLNDITLPFTFKALYNPSNYGRYDSAVLYFDKSNYKAVRLVLQTVYAEHQSQFQPEVPLFTKWLAPGLALAEEPNHKFAELESFGMNRCQIVANGLLEAWQQGDDSAKGRMSCILKHFSLLGIELQRPYLNANSEDIYTSLDL; translated from the coding sequence ATGCAATTGCTGGATTCTCCGCAAAATCAACTGCCAGATACCGCGACTGAACAACTGCGGGCTTCACTTGAAGATATCGCTAGCAAAGTTCAGATCCAGTCCAACTTCTGTATTCGCCATCCAGACTATAAACCCTTAGAACTTCCGGCTGAGGCACTAGACCGCTTTCAGCAAGTGCCTTTAGAGCTTCAGAACAAGTATCGGAGCCTGCAACTACAAAGTTTTCTCTACGGCACCTATTACAACGGTTCCCTACGACCTGCCTTCACACCAGATGCAAATTCAGATGGTTTAGCCCTGCACCAGAATCTAGAGAACAATACCTTCTTAGGCGTAGACGTAGCATTTTACGAGCGATTGCACGAAAGCAATAGCGGTGAAGGCTACTTTGACCCAGGTTGGTCTGTGCTGAAGCAAGAGAGTGATGACAGCCTGGTCGTGACCAAGAATGGTTTAACCCTGTATATCGAGCGCCAGCGCCATCTACACCCAGAAGCGCAATCTGCGGCTGTTGGTGACTTAGTTGCCATCAAGCTGCCTCGCAATCGCGTACAAAACGGATTTTATATGGCAGTTGGCAATGCGGGTCCAAGTCGCGGTAATCCAGACAGTCATTCGGAGATAGTACGCATCTACTTCAATTTAAGCTCTGAAGGTGCAGTTGCGGTGATGGGCAGCCTGACGCGGCAGCTAAATGACATCACCCTTCCCTTCACTTTTAAAGCGTTATACAACCCTTCAAACTACGGGCGCTATGACTCAGCAGTGCTCTACTTTGACAAAAGCAACTACAAAGCCGTCCGGCTAGTACTTCAGACTGTTTATGCAGAACACCAATCGCAGTTTCAGCCCGAAGTGCCTCTGTTCACCAAGTGGCTGGCACCGGGACTAGCGCTAGCCGAGGAACCAAACCACAAATTTGCTGAGTTAGAAAGTTTCGGGATGAACCGCTGCCAGATTGTTGCCAATGGCTTGCTAGAAGCTTGGCAACAAGGGGATGACTCAGCTAAGGGGCGGATGAGTTGTATCCTAAAACACTTCTCCTTACTGGGGATTGAATTGCAGCGTCCTTACCTAAATGCCAACTCTGAGGACATCTACACTTCCTTGGACTTATGA
- a CDS encoding phosphotransferase family protein translates to MKFLLSSQNAVEYLVGHGLCTHQEQQQSQIEQKVAKNFNLLLSLPNDRKLLVKQERYNREGKTAGEFLYEWRIQEFLQRFPELNYLRSWLPEMLHFNAEHSIIVLNYLNNYRDLADFYAKEKVFPTALAQRDAVASIATSIGAILAAIHRVTLDRQDYRDFFSHNREGVAISQAPNLTRGLERIGPEVFGQVPADGLKFLALYQRYDSLRQAIAELAGAFERCCLTHNDLKLNNILLPIDWEQAVSREKSGESIVRFIDWERSTWGDPAFDLGMIIASYLQIWLGSLITSKTISMEESLRLATIPLEQLQPSIAALAGAYFERFPEILARRPDFLKRVVQFSGLALIQTIQATIQHQKTFNNTGICILQVAKTLLCRPESSIPTVFGMSASELTHRYSVLPV, encoded by the coding sequence ATGAAATTCTTGTTAAGCTCTCAGAATGCTGTTGAGTACTTGGTTGGGCATGGTCTTTGTACTCACCAAGAGCAACAGCAGAGCCAGATTGAGCAAAAAGTTGCCAAAAACTTTAACTTGTTACTGAGCTTGCCAAATGACCGTAAACTCCTTGTTAAGCAAGAGCGTTACAATCGAGAAGGGAAAACGGCTGGTGAGTTTTTGTACGAATGGCGAATCCAGGAGTTTTTACAACGATTCCCAGAGCTTAACTACCTTCGCTCCTGGCTCCCGGAGATGCTCCATTTCAACGCCGAGCATTCAATCATTGTTCTCAACTACCTAAATAACTATCGCGATTTAGCGGATTTCTACGCCAAGGAGAAAGTTTTCCCGACAGCGTTAGCGCAGCGGGACGCGGTAGCGTCCATCGCAACTTCAATCGGAGCCATTCTGGCTGCAATTCATCGCGTGACGCTGGATCGTCAGGACTATCGGGACTTCTTCTCTCACAATCGTGAAGGTGTCGCCATCAGCCAGGCTCCTAACCTAACTCGTGGGCTAGAACGGATTGGTCCTGAAGTTTTTGGTCAGGTTCCCGCAGATGGACTCAAATTCTTAGCACTCTATCAGCGCTACGACAGTCTTAGGCAGGCGATCGCAGAGCTAGCAGGTGCTTTCGAGCGCTGTTGTTTGACGCACAATGATCTCAAGCTGAACAACATCTTACTGCCTATTGATTGGGAACAAGCTGTCTCCAGAGAAAAATCAGGTGAAAGCATCGTTCGGTTCATTGATTGGGAACGCTCAACTTGGGGAGACCCTGCCTTCGATTTAGGAATGATCATCGCCAGCTATCTGCAAATCTGGCTGGGTAGCTTGATTACCAGTAAGACGATCAGTATGGAAGAGTCTTTACGCCTAGCCACGATTCCCCTCGAACAGCTTCAACCCTCGATTGCTGCCTTGGCTGGTGCTTATTTCGAGCGCTTTCCGGAAATTTTAGCTCGTCGCCCTGATTTTTTGAAGCGAGTCGTGCAATTTTCTGGTCTGGCTTTGATTCAAACAATTCAAGCAACAATCCAGCACCAAAAAACCTTTAACAATACGGGGATCTGCATACTTCAGGTTGCCAAGACTTTACTGTGCCGTCCGGAATCATCGATTCCAACGGTTTTTGGTATGTCAGCATCAGAACTCACTCACCGTTACTCTGTTCTCCCAGTTTAG